The DNA segment CAGACCGACCGCAAGAACAGAATCCATTTCGGATTCTTCCGAGGTTTCTCCGATTTCCCTTTCTCGGTCGGCACCCGTGAAATAATCCCAGATATATACGTTGCGGTTAAAAAGTTTTCGGGGTTTGCCGTACTCCAAATCAATGACAGTTAGATTGCGCGCATGATTGAGCGTTTTCCTGCTTCCGGCAATCGTTTCTCTGGAAAGTTCAAACGGGTAAAATAGAAAACGTCCCCAGAGAATGACCGAGTGATTGATTAGATCGCTGCTTCGATCCGCCGGAGTTAGTGGTTCTTCTTTCGTAGAACCCGGTTCTACGAGTTCAACACCTCGGTCTAAGATAAACCAACTTTTGGAAAGAGTAAAAACAAGAATCGCAACTACGATGATTCCAAAAGCATAAACACCCAGCCGGATTTTTTCCATGAGTTAGAAAAAAGCCGGGAAAAAGGTGAGGTCAATGAAAAAAAGAAGTTATATAGGAACAATCAAAGATTACGCTCTGTTATTGTTGGTGCATTTCGCTCTCTATGGATCGCGAAATAGGTCAATGAAAAAAAGAAGTTATATAGGAACAATCAAAGATTACGCTCTGTTATTGTTGGTGCATTTCGCTCTCTATGGATCGCGAAATAGGTCAATGAAAAAAAGAAGTTATATAGGAACAATCAAAAATTACGCTCTGTTATTGTTGGTGCATTTCGCTCTCTATGGATCGCGAAATAGGTCAATGAAAAAAAGAAGTTATATAGGAACAATCAAAGATTACGCTCTGTTATTGTTGGTGCATTTCGCTCTCTATGGATCGCGAAATAGGTCAATGAAAAAAAGAAATCACTTTGTCTCTAAAGCATACGAGCGCTCGGGAACAGCTAGATACGAGGAGATTTCTCCCGTGTCTTCCCTGAGTCGAGTGTTCTGATTAAAAGTGTCCAAAATGATTCTTCCGTCGCGGACAAAGTTATAGAGATATGTTCCGGGTTTCATCTTCTTGATCAAAGTGAATAAACCGTTTCCTTCCTTTTTAAGAATATCCTCTTCCGGATCCCAGTGATTGAAATCTCCAACAAGCGCAATGTTCTCGGCATCCGGAGAATAAATTCTAAATTCTACGGTTCTATATTCCAATTCTTCGTAAGGCGAATCTTCCAGAATCCGAGTTGTCACAAGTTTGTCCGGACCGGACGGAACCGCGATCAAACGAGAAACCAGAGAACCATCTCCGTCTTCCATCGAATCAGCGTTAGATGGATCGTGCGTATATAAACCGTCCACACGAAACTTATATTCCAAGATTTTAAGTTCGTCTCGGATTGTATCCCCACTTTCCGGATTGTAA comes from the Leptospira sp. WS92.C1 genome and includes:
- a CDS encoding carbohydrate-binding module 48; the protein is MKSIPKTKVLFALFLTITVAIGADEAENWIGSFSSDEYEDFLEPVEKEKIYYYWQMEKLKRAVSPRYIRYIDSSLSLETGKLLNRGILFSFEGIENEDVSVCGNFSLWRCIPLKKNDHGVFYTVYNPESGDTIRDELKILEYKFRVDGLYTHDPSNADSMEDGDGSLVSRLIAVPSGPDKLVTTRILEDSPYEELEYRTVEFRIYSPDAENIALVGDFNHWDPEEDILKKEGNGLFTLIKKMKPGTYLYNFVRDGRIILDTFNQNTRLREDTGEISSYLAVPERSYALETK